In the Thermodesulfovibrio yellowstonii DSM 11347 genome, one interval contains:
- a CDS encoding universal stress protein, whose protein sequence is MAIGACPLTKLDKILISTDGSEAAKFAAQAAVDLAKPCGSTVYAICVAEVPIFAAEFVETLPQVIDVMEKRAKQALDDVKAIADKAGVKCETISYTGPEPYKYIIDEAIKNSVDLIILGKKGVMLGAVGKKVIGNAPCKVLVVPVGATLNFDKILIATDGSVYSNIAASEAIGTAKRFNSELIAVSVAKRDSEVAYAEEAVKAVKESGEREGVKVQTVVAKGEPFEQIADVANKNAVGLIVMGTYGKTGIEKFFMGSVTERVIGTVARPVMVVKKK, encoded by the coding sequence ATGGCTATTGGTGCATGTCCTTTAACAAAATTAGATAAAATACTGATTTCAACAGATGGTTCCGAGGCTGCTAAATTCGCGGCTCAGGCAGCAGTTGACCTTGCAAAACCCTGTGGAAGTACTGTATATGCTATATGTGTTGCAGAAGTGCCAATTTTTGCAGCAGAGTTTGTAGAAACGCTTCCACAGGTAATAGATGTAATGGAAAAAAGAGCAAAGCAAGCTCTTGATGATGTGAAAGCAATCGCAGATAAAGCAGGTGTAAAATGTGAAACCATAAGTTACACAGGACCAGAACCATACAAATACATCATTGATGAGGCAATAAAAAACAGTGTTGACCTCATTATACTTGGTAAAAAAGGTGTCATGCTTGGTGCAGTAGGTAAAAAAGTAATTGGAAATGCTCCGTGTAAGGTTTTAGTTGTTCCAGTAGGAGCAACTCTCAACTTTGATAAAATTCTCATTGCCACTGATGGCTCTGTTTACAGCAATATTGCAGCATCAGAAGCAATAGGCACAGCAAAGAGATTTAACAGTGAGCTTATTGCTGTCTCAGTTGCAAAAAGAGATAGTGAAGTTGCCTATGCTGAGGAAGCAGTAAAAGCTGTAAAAGAGTCTGGAGAACGTGAAGGTGTAAAGGTTCAAACAGTTGTTGCAAAGGGAGAACCCTTTGAACAGATAGCAGATGTGGCAAACAAAAACGCTGTTGGATTGATTGTAATGGGTACATATGGTAAAACAGGAATAGAAAAATTCTTCATGGGAAGCGTAACTGAAAGAGTTATCGGCACAGTTGCCCGTCCTGTAATGGTTGTAAAAAAGAAGTAA
- a CDS encoding PAS domain-containing sensor histidine kinase: MENILRRIVRLIPDGVFAIDMTGKVIVWNKVLEEMTGIFEEEIIGKGDFEYSLPFYGYRRPMPVDYVLNPDMIYPEFLSKKADTYEIETFLPALYGGKGAWVKISASPVVDEACDLIGAVQIVRDITARKTAEIELMKLYNVISHSPVGVAILEFSGKIIYCNDSFLKYSGHKKLKGENIFEVFPQVSLYEIHNSYLKELKYNNKVFRLRGIRLEEGEVLGYALFLTDVTEIRKYEEQIIISRKMESIRRLTSTYAHEIKNMLTGVKGFAQVALQTEDMELAKKYLVKMLSIIDSVLINIREILGFGRDISRNPEIIDLKEVLGNIATFLKGSLKENIDLTLIMPEISLKVFADRTDIEKVVTNLVLNAQDALPEGGQIKIEASVKQLSDKFRTIISETKKEFAKEYICLSVTDTGVGMDKETKEKIFEPFFTTKGEKGSGLGLPTVYQIVQLLNGFIFVESELSKGTRFDIFIPLKDS, encoded by the coding sequence GTGGAGAATATTTTAAGAAGAATCGTGCGGTTAATACCTGATGGAGTTTTTGCAATTGATATGACAGGTAAAGTGATTGTATGGAATAAAGTTTTAGAAGAAATGACAGGTATTTTTGAAGAAGAAATTATTGGTAAGGGAGATTTTGAATATTCATTACCTTTTTATGGCTACCGAAGACCAATGCCTGTTGATTATGTTTTGAATCCTGATATGATATATCCAGAATTTTTAAGTAAAAAAGCAGACACATATGAAATAGAGACATTTCTTCCAGCACTTTACGGTGGTAAAGGTGCATGGGTAAAAATCTCAGCTTCTCCTGTGGTTGATGAAGCCTGCGATCTGATCGGAGCTGTTCAGATTGTGAGAGATATTACTGCCAGAAAAACTGCTGAGATTGAACTTATGAAGCTTTACAATGTAATTTCTCATTCACCGGTTGGAGTTGCTATTTTAGAATTTTCTGGAAAGATTATTTACTGCAATGATTCATTCTTAAAATACTCAGGTCATAAAAAATTAAAAGGGGAGAACATATTTGAAGTATTTCCTCAGGTATCTCTTTATGAAATTCATAACAGTTATCTTAAAGAACTGAAATATAATAACAAAGTTTTTCGTTTAAGAGGAATAAGATTGGAAGAGGGAGAAGTTTTAGGATATGCTCTTTTTCTTACAGATGTAACAGAGATAAGAAAATATGAAGAACAGATTATAATTTCACGCAAAATGGAATCTATAAGAAGACTGACATCAACCTATGCTCATGAGATAAAAAACATGCTTACAGGTGTTAAAGGCTTTGCTCAGGTTGCTTTGCAAACAGAAGACATGGAATTAGCAAAAAAATATCTTGTAAAAATGCTTTCTATCATTGATTCTGTATTGATTAATATAAGAGAAATTCTTGGATTTGGAAGAGATATTAGTAGAAATCCTGAAATTATAGATTTGAAAGAAGTTTTAGGAAACATTGCCACTTTTCTTAAAGGTTCATTGAAAGAAAATATTGATTTAACCCTCATAATGCCAGAGATTTCTTTAAAAGTTTTTGCTGATAGAACTGACATAGAAAAAGTAGTTACAAATCTTGTTTTAAATGCACAGGATGCATTACCAGAAGGAGGACAGATAAAAATAGAGGCATCAGTTAAACAATTATCTGATAAATTCAGAACAATAATTTCAGAAACAAAAAAAGAATTTGCAAAAGAATATATATGTTTATCTGTGACAGACACAGGAGTTGGAATGGACAAAGAAACAAAGGAAAAGATATTTGAACCCTTTTTTACTACAAAAGGAGAAAAAGGTTCAGGGCTTGGATTGCCAACGGTATATCAAATTGTTCAGCTTCTGAATGGTTTTATTTTTGTAGAAAGTGAACTAAGTAAGGGAACGAGATTTGATATATTCATTCCGTTAAAAGATTCCTAA
- a CDS encoding molybdopterin-guanine dinucleotide biosynthesis protein B has protein sequence MQFSLIIGVGGSKSGTGKTTFIESFIRFIKNLNERVSVIAVKYSKTSFYSSIITEPSIIGKEGKDTERMKKAGADHVYFIRAKEEDLPEIADKLKEEIFRFSHNGTKLNFIIIEGNSMVRVMQPDVIIFFKSKIEEIVKPSGKAIFEIADIVIEGDYSMEEVMTEIEKIQQKKLIEKLLREKSNDGKITCSEARKIAEELNVPYIEVGKMANELKIKIRKCELGCF, from the coding sequence ATGCAATTTTCATTAATCATTGGAGTAGGTGGCAGTAAAAGCGGAACAGGGAAAACTACTTTTATAGAGAGTTTTATAAGATTTATCAAAAATCTAAATGAAAGAGTTTCTGTTATCGCTGTAAAATATTCCAAAACTTCCTTTTATTCCTCAATTATTACAGAACCATCAATAATAGGAAAAGAAGGTAAAGACACTGAGAGGATGAAGAAAGCAGGTGCAGATCATGTTTACTTTATAAGAGCAAAAGAAGAGGATTTACCAGAGATTGCTGATAAATTAAAGGAGGAGATTTTTCGCTTCTCTCATAATGGCACAAAGCTTAATTTTATAATTATTGAAGGTAATTCTATGGTAAGAGTGATGCAGCCTGATGTTATAATATTTTTTAAAAGTAAAATTGAAGAGATAGTAAAACCTTCAGGAAAGGCTATTTTTGAAATAGCTGACATTGTTATAGAAGGAGACTACTCTATGGAGGAAGTTATGACAGAGATTGAAAAGATTCAGCAAAAAAAACTCATTGAAAAGCTTCTCAGAGAAAAAAGCAATGATGGAAAGATTACTTGTTCAGAAGCAAGAAAAATAGCAGAAGAACTTAATGTTCCATATATTGAAGTGGGAAAAATGGCGAATGAACTGAAAATAAAAATTCGTAAATGTGAGCTTGGCTGTTTCTGA
- a CDS encoding cytochrome C assembly family protein: protein MGTIFFELALTLYFAGFLLSIAGIVRKKDDLDKAVFFLSLIGFCLHTFYLFIRYIKSGQAPVFSMHEANSYFAWCILLISLMLRVSYKTKVVNFGVILGFSFMFVSAFFPRGIPYLKPELKSLWIDIHALMAVFGIALFSLAFVFSVLYLVQEKAIKAKKFGGLGNILPSLEILDKINFRLIFWGFPIYTTALIVGLVKYLSLLGFLFDPKEIWSFLTWIVYLSIFYLRVKEDWRKKKAAYLTIFAFLLVIFGFFGINLLTESFHKPL, encoded by the coding sequence ATGGGAACAATTTTTTTTGAGCTTGCTCTTACTCTTTATTTTGCAGGATTTCTCCTTAGTATTGCCGGAATTGTAAGAAAAAAGGATGATTTAGACAAGGCAGTATTTTTTTTAAGTCTGATAGGTTTTTGCCTTCATACCTTTTATCTATTTATAAGATATATAAAATCAGGACAGGCACCTGTTTTTTCAATGCATGAGGCAAACTCCTATTTTGCATGGTGTATTTTGCTGATTTCTTTGATGCTCAGAGTTTCTTATAAAACAAAGGTTGTAAATTTTGGCGTGATTTTGGGGTTTTCCTTTATGTTTGTAAGTGCCTTTTTCCCAAGAGGTATTCCTTATTTAAAGCCTGAACTTAAAAGCCTATGGATTGATATTCATGCACTTATGGCTGTTTTTGGTATAGCTCTATTTAGCCTCGCTTTTGTTTTTAGTGTTCTTTATCTTGTTCAGGAGAAGGCTATAAAAGCTAAAAAATTTGGTGGATTGGGAAATATTCTTCCAAGTCTTGAGATTTTGGACAAGATAAATTTTCGCCTTATTTTTTGGGGTTTTCCAATTTATACCACAGCTCTTATTGTAGGACTTGTTAAATATCTGAGCCTGCTCGGATTTCTTTTTGATCCAAAGGAGATATGGAGTTTTCTTACATGGATTGTTTATTTGTCTATTTTTTATTTGCGAGTCAAAGAAGACTGGAGAAAGAAAAAAGCTGCCTATCTTACCATATTTGCCTTTCTTCTTGTAATATTTGGCTTTTTTGGTATAAATCTATTAACAGAGAGCTTTCATAAACCGCTATGA
- the hemA gene encoding glutamyl-tRNA reductase, which produces MSLIVIGLNHKTAPVEIREKIAFNSKEAIKEALKELIQREGIGEVVIISTCNRVEIYVYTANVSDLKRENQVEETIKAFLSNFHNIEIGEFENYLYVYKDTEAVEHLFKVASSLDSMIVGEPQITGQVKESYEIALSERTTSLILNYLMNRALFTAKRVRNETRIGENPVSVSYAAVGLIKKVFDELSKKSILLVGAGEMAELALRHLIGSGIKNVYLTNRTFQRAEEIAKEFNGVAVPFGNLKEQLVKTDIVICSTGAPHYVITEQMLKEVMPLRKHKPIFFIDISVPRNVDPACNELDNVYLYNIDDLQDVVDSNILERKKEAEKALSIVQEETEKFFQWLNSLESVPVIVSIRNKAEQVRQEEIEKFKAKYKDLPPELINSIDYLTQSIINKIMHSPTVALKNNCENKEILIFSARRLFGLDSEEE; this is translated from the coding sequence ATGAGCTTAATAGTTATTGGACTAAACCATAAGACTGCACCTGTTGAGATAAGAGAAAAGATTGCCTTCAACTCAAAGGAGGCAATTAAAGAGGCTTTAAAAGAACTGATTCAGAGGGAAGGCATTGGTGAAGTTGTAATTATTTCAACCTGTAACAGAGTTGAAATATATGTCTATACTGCTAATGTCTCTGATTTGAAGAGAGAAAATCAAGTAGAAGAAACTATCAAAGCCTTTCTGTCCAATTTTCACAACATTGAAATAGGAGAATTTGAAAATTATCTATATGTCTATAAAGATACAGAAGCTGTTGAGCATCTTTTTAAGGTTGCCTCAAGCCTTGACTCCATGATTGTGGGTGAACCTCAGATTACAGGACAGGTTAAGGAATCCTACGAAATTGCCCTTTCTGAAAGGACTACCTCTCTTATCCTTAATTACCTTATGAACAGAGCACTTTTTACAGCAAAGAGAGTTAGAAATGAAACCCGCATTGGTGAAAATCCTGTATCTGTAAGTTATGCAGCAGTGGGACTTATTAAAAAAGTATTTGATGAACTTTCCAAAAAGTCCATTCTTCTTGTTGGTGCAGGAGAGATGGCTGAGCTTGCTTTAAGGCATCTTATTGGAAGCGGGATAAAGAATGTTTATCTTACAAACAGAACCTTTCAAAGAGCAGAGGAAATTGCAAAAGAATTTAATGGAGTAGCAGTGCCTTTTGGAAACCTTAAGGAACAACTTGTAAAAACCGATATTGTTATATGCTCAACAGGTGCTCCCCATTATGTTATAACGGAGCAGATGCTTAAGGAAGTAATGCCTTTGAGAAAACATAAGCCCATATTTTTTATTGATATATCAGTGCCAAGAAATGTTGATCCAGCCTGTAATGAACTTGACAATGTCTATCTTTACAATATTGATGACCTTCAGGATGTGGTTGACTCAAACATTCTTGAAAGAAAAAAAGAAGCAGAGAAAGCTTTGAGTATTGTTCAGGAAGAAACAGAAAAGTTTTTTCAGTGGCTTAACTCCCTTGAGAGCGTTCCTGTTATTGTCTCAATCAGAAATAAGGCAGAACAGGTAAGACAGGAGGAGATTGAAAAGTTTAAAGCAAAATACAAAGATCTGCCTCCAGAACTAATTAATTCCATTGATTATCTTACACAGAGCATTATAAACAAGATAATGCATTCACCTACTGTTGCTCTTAAAAATAACTGTGAAAACAAGGAGATACTCATTTTTTCAGCAAGGAGGTTATTCGGACTTGACAGTGAAGAGGAATAA
- the hemC gene encoding hydroxymethylbilane synthase — protein MTVKRNKIVIGSRGSKLAMWQANWVKDKLQTLYPELKVEIEKIKTTGDKILDAPLAKIGGKGLFVKEIEEALLSKRVDLAVHSMKDVPTEIPEGLQISAICEREDPRDAFISKDGVLLNELPQEAVLGTSSLRRTVQLKALRNDLVIKPLRGNVDTRIRKLKDGEFQAIVLAMAGVKRMGVENLVTQAFSEDLMIPAIGQGAIGIETRVDDDFVNELIKPLNHEETAICILAERAFLSVMGGGCQVPLACHARIVNNSLKIVGMIGDPEGKMPVIKGFREGSLSQAQSLGVELANELLHRGGKEILEKVYK, from the coding sequence TTGACAGTGAAGAGGAATAAAATAGTTATTGGCAGTCGTGGAAGCAAGCTTGCAATGTGGCAGGCAAATTGGGTTAAGGACAAACTTCAAACACTTTATCCTGAATTAAAAGTTGAAATTGAAAAGATAAAAACAACAGGTGATAAAATTCTTGATGCACCTTTGGCAAAGATTGGTGGCAAGGGTTTATTTGTAAAAGAGATAGAAGAGGCTTTACTTTCAAAAAGAGTTGACCTTGCTGTACACAGCATGAAAGATGTTCCAACAGAAATTCCGGAAGGGCTGCAAATCTCAGCTATTTGTGAAAGAGAAGACCCAAGAGATGCTTTTATAAGCAAGGATGGAGTTTTACTCAATGAACTACCTCAAGAAGCTGTATTAGGGACAAGCAGCCTTAGAAGAACTGTTCAGTTAAAAGCTTTAAGAAATGACTTAGTAATAAAGCCTTTAAGGGGAAATGTGGATACAAGAATAAGAAAGCTTAAAGATGGTGAGTTTCAGGCAATTGTTCTTGCCATGGCTGGAGTTAAAAGAATGGGAGTTGAAAACTTAGTTACGCAAGCCTTTTCAGAAGATTTAATGATTCCTGCAATTGGGCAAGGAGCAATAGGGATTGAAACAAGAGTGGATGATGATTTTGTAAATGAACTGATAAAGCCTCTTAATCATGAAGAAACAGCTATTTGCATTCTTGCAGAAAGAGCTTTTCTCTCAGTGATGGGAGGAGGCTGTCAGGTTCCTCTTGCCTGCCATGCAAGGATTGTAAATAACAGTCTTAAAATAGTGGGTATGATAGGTGACCCTGAGGGCAAAATGCCAGTTATAAAAGGCTTCCGTGAAGGAAGTTTATCTCAAGCGCAAAGTCTTGGTGTAGAGCTTGCAAATGAATTACTTCACAGAGGTGGCAAAGAAATACTTGAAAAGGTCTATAAATAA
- the cobA gene encoding uroporphyrinogen-III C-methyltransferase — protein sequence MNKGKVYLVGAGPGDAGLITLKGIRAIQLADCIVYDFHINPRLLTYAKDNAEFIYAGKRGGHHEMTQDEINAVLVQKAKEGKTVCRLKGGDPFVFGRGGEEVEILYEEGIEFEIIPGVSSVIAVPAYAGIPVTHRKVASAFTVITGNEDLSKQEKIFTHIRASNASETMIFLMCVRNLEIITNKLIQEGLKPETPSAIIRWGTRPEQKIVTGTISEIAHLAKENKILPPAILVIGDVVKLRDKLCWYEKKPLHGHRVLITRQLTEDYLLLEDMGAELFVFPTIAFAPPEDFKELDRAIEKIKEYKFIVFPSPRAVNFFFERFLSLGRDMRDLKGVLLCAIGRETAKSLRNFGINADIIPDEYSSEALITMFKEKILNFQPSAFSLKILYPRSDLALKGFVEEMEKIGIQVDAPVTYRTIKPTEHGKRLARFLREGKITIATFTSPSSFNNLIDILKDDALNMLKEVAIAVIGKTTAKAVEEAGYRVSIIPEKSTIKHMVEAIIKWVQQK from the coding sequence GTGAATAAAGGTAAAGTTTATCTTGTTGGTGCAGGTCCGGGAGATGCGGGCTTGATTACTCTTAAAGGAATAAGAGCAATTCAGCTTGCTGACTGCATTGTCTATGATTTTCACATAAATCCTCGTCTTTTGACTTATGCAAAGGATAATGCAGAATTCATTTATGCTGGTAAAAGAGGCGGACATCATGAGATGACACAGGATGAGATAAATGCAGTTTTAGTGCAAAAAGCAAAGGAAGGTAAAACAGTATGCAGACTTAAAGGTGGTGACCCCTTTGTTTTTGGTAGAGGTGGTGAGGAGGTTGAGATTCTTTATGAAGAGGGCATTGAGTTTGAGATAATTCCGGGAGTAAGCTCTGTAATAGCTGTTCCTGCTTATGCAGGAATTCCTGTAACACATAGAAAAGTAGCGTCTGCTTTTACTGTAATTACAGGAAATGAAGACCTTTCAAAACAGGAGAAAATCTTTACTCACATCAGGGCATCAAATGCATCTGAGACAATGATTTTCCTTATGTGTGTGCGGAATCTTGAAATAATAACAAACAAGCTTATTCAGGAAGGGCTTAAACCAGAAACTCCTTCGGCAATCATCCGCTGGGGAACAAGACCTGAACAAAAGATAGTAACAGGAACGATTTCAGAGATTGCTCATCTTGCAAAGGAAAATAAAATTTTACCTCCTGCAATCCTTGTAATTGGTGATGTGGTGAAATTGAGGGATAAGTTATGCTGGTATGAAAAAAAGCCTTTACATGGTCATAGAGTCCTTATTACAAGACAGTTAACCGAGGATTATCTCCTTCTTGAAGACATGGGTGCAGAGCTATTTGTATTTCCCACAATAGCTTTTGCGCCACCAGAGGATTTTAAAGAATTAGACAGAGCCATAGAAAAGATAAAGGAGTATAAATTTATTGTCTTTCCATCACCAAGAGCGGTTAATTTCTTTTTTGAAAGATTTCTGAGTCTTGGCAGGGATATGAGAGATTTAAAGGGAGTTTTGCTCTGTGCAATAGGCAGAGAAACTGCTAAAAGTTTGAGAAACTTTGGTATAAATGCAGACATAATTCCAGATGAATATAGTTCAGAGGCTTTAATAACAATGTTCAAAGAAAAAATTTTAAACTTTCAACCTTCAGCCTTTAGCCTTAAAATTCTTTATCCTCGTTCAGATCTTGCTTTAAAAGGCTTTGTTGAAGAAATGGAAAAAATTGGAATTCAAGTGGATGCTCCTGTTACATACAGAACAATAAAGCCTACTGAGCATGGTAAAAGACTTGCAAGATTTCTTAGAGAAGGCAAAATAACTATTGCAACATTTACATCTCCTTCAAGTTTCAATAATTTGATTGATATCCTCAAAGATGATGCATTGAATATGCTTAAAGAAGTGGCAATTGCTGTAATAGGCAAGACAACTGCAAAGGCAGTCGAAGAGGCAGGTTACAGGGTAAGCATAATACCTGAAAAATCAACTATAAAGCACATGGTGGAGGCAATTATAAAATGGGTTCAGCAGAAATAG
- the hemG gene encoding protoporphyrinogen oxidase — protein MGSAEIVIVGGGISGLSLAYFLIQKNSQLNIKIVEAEKRAGGKIITENISGFLCEGGVNGFLSNKPSTISLAKELNIEPLRGSESSKIRYILIDGKLIRVPENPIKFFLTPLLSFSGKIRMLREYFTPPLKEEIDETVESFVSRRVGKEFYEKLIDAMSTGIYAGDPSKMSMKSCFPKVYWLEKRHGGLLKGLIALKKEKKDTKAQPSGVLMSFKGGMSELIQSLERHLSSRILKGKKVLSIDRKNTYYTVHLDDGNFIEAEKVILACPAHESAEILKELSSELSDILKTIPYPPLSVVAFGFKKEQIGFGTSLYGFLIPYREQRKILGTLFDSSIFPNRAPESYVLLRSMIGGRRAPELAMLPDEKLIDTALSELKPLLNIKGDPEFIKIFRWEKAIPQYELGHEDKLNRIEQILSEFSGLYLTGNAYRGVSVNDCIENSLKLAEGIMV, from the coding sequence ATGGGTTCAGCAGAAATAGTTATTGTTGGCGGCGGGATTTCCGGTCTTTCTCTTGCCTATTTTTTAATACAGAAAAATTCTCAGCTTAATATAAAGATAGTTGAAGCAGAAAAAAGAGCAGGCGGTAAAATTATTACAGAAAATATATCAGGATTCCTCTGTGAAGGTGGTGTAAATGGTTTTTTAAGTAATAAACCATCAACAATATCACTTGCAAAGGAATTAAATATAGAGCCTTTAAGAGGTAGCGAGAGCTCAAAAATAAGATATATTCTCATTGATGGAAAACTTATAAGAGTTCCAGAGAATCCCATTAAATTTTTTCTTACTCCTCTGCTTTCTTTTTCAGGCAAAATAAGAATGCTTAGAGAATATTTTACTCCACCATTAAAAGAAGAAATTGATGAGACTGTGGAAAGTTTTGTATCACGAAGAGTAGGTAAAGAGTTTTATGAAAAACTTATTGATGCCATGTCAACAGGAATTTATGCAGGAGACCCTTCAAAGATGAGCATGAAAAGCTGTTTTCCAAAAGTATATTGGCTTGAAAAGAGACATGGAGGACTCCTTAAAGGATTGATTGCTTTAAAAAAAGAAAAGAAAGATACAAAAGCTCAGCCATCTGGTGTGCTCATGTCTTTTAAAGGAGGAATGTCAGAGCTTATACAAAGCCTTGAAAGACATCTTTCATCAAGAATTTTAAAAGGTAAAAAGGTTTTAAGCATAGACAGAAAAAACACTTACTACACAGTGCATCTTGACGATGGTAATTTTATTGAGGCTGAGAAAGTTATTCTTGCCTGTCCTGCCCATGAATCTGCAGAAATACTTAAAGAATTAAGCAGTGAGCTTTCAGATATTTTAAAGACAATTCCCTATCCACCTCTGAGTGTTGTAGCCTTTGGATTTAAAAAGGAGCAGATTGGTTTTGGAACATCCCTTTATGGTTTTTTAATCCCTTACAGAGAGCAAAGAAAGATTCTTGGAACACTTTTTGACTCAAGCATATTTCCCAATAGAGCACCTGAAAGCTATGTTTTACTTAGAAGTATGATTGGAGGAAGAAGAGCCCCTGAGCTTGCAATGTTGCCTGATGAAAAACTTATTGATACAGCTTTATCAGAGTTGAAGCCTCTTTTAAATATCAAAGGAGACCCAGAGTTTATAAAAATATTCCGATGGGAAAAAGCAATACCTCAGTATGAGTTAGGGCATGAGGACAAACTTAATCGGATTGAGCAGATTCTTTCAGAGTTTTCTGGGCTTTATCTTACAGGTAATGCCTACAGAGGTGTGAGTGTAAATGACTGCATTGAAAACTCATTGAAGCTGGCTGAAGGGATTATGGTTTAA
- a CDS encoding nucleotidyl transferase AbiEii/AbiGii toxin family protein produces the protein MELFKKLFDSLNQEKVEYLLCGGIAVNLYGIERATADIDLVLRLDEENLKKFVKVVKKLALKPKIPVKIEELISPEKRQEWKRNKNMTVFSLYDEKAPFFIIDILIEELFDFSEVYRRKREIKFGETVIPIIPIDVLIEMKEKTGRIQDEADVFYLRKIMEEWENEQDE, from the coding sequence ATGGAACTTTTCAAAAAGTTATTTGACTCACTGAATCAAGAAAAAGTTGAGTATCTTTTATGTGGAGGGATTGCTGTAAATCTGTATGGAATTGAGAGAGCTACGGCAGATATAGATCTTGTATTAAGGCTTGATGAGGAAAACTTAAAAAAATTTGTAAAAGTTGTTAAAAAATTGGCATTGAAACCTAAAATACCTGTTAAAATTGAAGAGTTAATCAGTCCAGAAAAACGGCAGGAATGGAAAAGAAATAAAAATATGACAGTTTTCAGCCTCTATGATGAAAAAGCACCTTTCTTTATCATAGACATACTAATTGAGGAACTCTTTGATTTTTCAGAAGTTTATAGAAGAAAAAGGGAGATAAAGTTCGGTGAAACAGTTATCCCGATTATTCCGATTGATGTATTGATTGAAATGAAAGAGAAAACAGGAAGAATTCAGGATGAGGCAGATGTTTTTTATTTAAGAAAAATCATGGAAGAATGGGAAAATGAGCAAGATGAATAA
- a CDS encoding AEC family transporter produces MSRLLDSIHTTLINMPFDIFLFILIGLLLRILLTAGGVSPEKIDYVRDKINYFVFYYIIPFVCFKTTYTMPFSLSHLKISLVANLTILSCVFLSWMIYKIIASRKEIEDEVIGSLIMCSAFGNVLYIGLPVLTKLYGTEGMSYAFTYDFLASTPLTWTVAVAICMRYGRAKSFKLRDSFLTILKIPPIWGLVVGFLFKELSVNLSKELIGFLNLISTYVTMLMLLIVGLSVKVVTPEKFKISLPAIAIKVIIAPLFALFYGNIAGVSGIPLNVCIIEAGMPSMLLSMIFATAFGVDMRTSVEMIFLTTICSLIFLTISLWFFYF; encoded by the coding sequence GTGAGTAGACTTCTTGACAGCATTCATACTACATTAATAAATATGCCTTTTGATATTTTTCTTTTTATTTTAATAGGGCTATTGTTGAGAATTCTGCTTACGGCTGGTGGTGTTTCACCTGAAAAAATTGACTATGTCCGTGACAAAATAAACTACTTTGTTTTCTACTATATTATTCCCTTTGTATGTTTTAAAACAACCTATACAATGCCCTTCAGTCTAAGTCATTTGAAGATTTCATTGGTTGCTAATCTTACAATATTAAGCTGTGTTTTTTTATCTTGGATGATTTATAAGATAATTGCCTCAAGGAAAGAAATTGAAGATGAGGTCATCGGTTCTCTCATAATGTGCTCTGCTTTTGGAAATGTGCTTTATATTGGCTTGCCTGTTTTGACAAAGCTTTACGGAACAGAAGGAATGAGCTATGCTTTTACCTATGATTTTTTAGCAAGTACCCCTCTTACCTGGACCGTAGCTGTTGCAATCTGTATGAGATACGGTAGGGCAAAGAGTTTTAAACTGAGAGATTCTTTTTTAACGATTCTTAAAATTCCACCTATCTGGGGATTAGTAGTTGGGTTTCTGTTTAAAGAATTAAGCGTAAATCTATCAAAGGAGTTGATAGGTTTTTTGAATTTAATTTCTACCTATGTAACTATGCTTATGCTTTTGATTGTTGGACTATCGGTTAAAGTTGTTACTCCTGAAAAATTTAAAATATCTTTGCCAGCAATTGCTATAAAAGTTATCATAGCTCCGCTTTTTGCCTTATTTTATGGAAATATTGCTGGAGTTTCAGGTATTCCTCTGAATGTATGTATAATAGAGGCGGGTATGCCTTCCATGTTACTGAGCATGATTTTCGCAACTGCCTTCGGAGTTGACATGAGAACCTCTGTTGAGATGATATTTCTTACAACAATATGTTCACTAATTTTCCTCACTATATCCTTATGGTTCTTTTATTTTTAG